A window of Suncus etruscus isolate mSunEtr1 chromosome 4, mSunEtr1.pri.cur, whole genome shotgun sequence contains these coding sequences:
- the FABP7 gene encoding fatty acid-binding protein, brain yields MVEAFCATWKLTDSKNFDEYMKALGVGFATRQVGNVTKPTVIISQEGDNVVIKTQSTFKNTEISFHLGEEFDETTADDRNCKSVVSLDGDKLIHVQKWDGKETNFIREIKDGKMVMTLTFGDVVAIRHYEKA; encoded by the exons ATGGTCGAGGCTTTCTGTGCTACCTGGAAGCTGACAGATAGTAAGAATTTTGACGAGTATATGAAAGCCCtag GAGTTGGTTTTGCCACTAGGCAGGTGGGCAATGTAACCAAACCAACAGTGATCATCAGTCAGGAGGGGGACAACGTGGTGATCAAAACTCAAAGCACTTTTAAAAACACAGAGATTAGTTTCCACCTGGGAGAAGAATTTGATGAAACCACTGCAGATGACAGAAATTGTAAG TCAGTTGTTAGCCTGGATGGAGACAAACTCATTCATGTACAAAAATGGGATGGCAAAGAAACAAACTTCATAAGAGAAATTAAAGATGGCAAAATGGTTATG ACTCTTACTTTTGGTGACGTGGTTGCTATTCGCCACTATGAAAAGGCATAG